The Noviherbaspirillum saxi genome includes a window with the following:
- a CDS encoding acetyl-CoA C-acetyltransferase has translation MEAYIYDAVRTPRGKGKKDGSLHGVTPLRLAETALRALGTRNDLDTGLIDDVVLGCVEPVGEQGACIGRVAALAADYAESVAGVQINRFCASGLEACNMAAAQVMSGQSDLVVGGGVEAMSRVPMGSSGGAWPVDPQSAFKRYFVPQGVSADAIATIWGYSRRDADAYAVESQQRAKRAWDAGYFSKTVVPVLDRNGLTILDRDELMRPQTTLESLGQLKPSFADMGEQFGFDAVIKQRYPRIEQMQHVHHAGNSSGIVDGAAAVLIGNRAAGERTGIKPRARIRSFASIGSEPSIMLTGPSYAAEKALKRAGMSVSDIDLWELNEAFASVVLRFMEVLAIPHDKINVNGGSIAMGHPLGATGAMILGILLDEMERRNVATGLATLCVGAGMGTATIIERI, from the coding sequence ATGGAAGCCTATATCTATGACGCCGTCCGCACGCCGCGCGGCAAGGGCAAGAAAGACGGTTCGCTGCACGGCGTGACGCCGCTGCGTCTGGCCGAAACCGCGTTGCGTGCGCTCGGCACGCGCAACGATCTCGATACCGGACTGATCGACGATGTCGTGCTCGGTTGCGTCGAGCCGGTCGGCGAACAGGGCGCGTGCATCGGTCGCGTCGCGGCGCTGGCTGCCGACTATGCGGAAAGCGTGGCTGGCGTGCAGATCAACCGTTTCTGCGCTTCCGGCCTGGAAGCCTGCAACATGGCAGCCGCACAAGTGATGTCGGGCCAGTCCGACCTGGTGGTCGGCGGTGGCGTCGAAGCGATGTCGCGCGTGCCGATGGGTTCCAGTGGCGGCGCCTGGCCGGTCGATCCGCAGAGCGCGTTCAAGCGCTATTTTGTGCCGCAAGGCGTGTCGGCTGATGCGATTGCGACCATCTGGGGCTACAGCCGCCGCGACGCCGATGCGTATGCGGTCGAAAGCCAGCAGCGCGCGAAGCGTGCATGGGACGCCGGCTATTTCTCGAAGACGGTGGTGCCGGTGCTGGACCGCAACGGCCTGACTATCCTCGACCGCGATGAACTGATGCGTCCGCAAACCACGCTCGAATCGCTCGGCCAGTTGAAGCCTTCGTTCGCCGACATGGGCGAGCAGTTCGGCTTCGATGCGGTGATCAAGCAGCGTTATCCGCGGATCGAACAGATGCAGCATGTCCACCATGCCGGTAACAGCTCCGGCATCGTCGACGGCGCCGCCGCTGTCTTGATCGGCAACCGCGCGGCCGGCGAACGTACCGGCATCAAGCCGCGTGCGCGCATACGTTCATTCGCATCGATCGGCTCGGAACCGTCGATCATGCTGACCGGCCCCAGCTACGCCGCTGAAAAAGCCTTGAAGCGCGCCGGCATGTCGGTGTCCGACATCGACCTGTGGGAGTTGAACGAAGCGTTCGCTTCGGTCGTGCTGCGCTTCATGGAAGTGCTGGCCATCCCGCACGACAAGATCAATGTCAACGGCGGCTCGATTGCGATGGGCCATCCGCTCGGTGCAACCGGCGCGATGATCCTCGGCATCCTGCTCGACGAGATGGAAAGGCGCAATGTCGCCACCGGCCTCGCCACTCTGTGCGTCGGTGCCGGCATGGGCACTGCCACCATCATCGAACGTATTTAA
- a CDS encoding GNAT family N-acetyltransferase, whose translation MINESFHIRRGDLRDADIIAEFNRAMAFETEGKKLLADVIGTGVVALINNPALGFYLVAEESGQVVASLMITTEWSDWRNGIFWWIQSVYVRPESRRKGVYSRLYQYIRDFAAREPGVCGFRLYVEKDNLNAQRTYKNLGMHETDYKIYEEMRPGIRYCLQD comes from the coding sequence ATGATCAACGAATCCTTCCATATCCGCCGCGGCGACCTGCGCGATGCCGATATCATCGCCGAATTCAATCGCGCCATGGCCTTTGAAACCGAGGGCAAGAAATTGCTCGCCGACGTGATAGGCACCGGCGTGGTCGCCTTGATCAACAATCCTGCGCTAGGCTTTTACCTGGTTGCGGAAGAGTCGGGGCAAGTCGTCGCATCGCTCATGATCACCACCGAGTGGAGCGACTGGCGCAACGGAATCTTTTGGTGGATACAAAGCGTTTATGTGCGTCCGGAGTCACGGCGCAAAGGCGTCTATTCGCGTTTGTACCAATATATCCGCGATTTTGCAGCACGGGAGCCAGGAGTGTGTGGTTTTCGCCTGTATGTCGAAAAAGACAATCTGAATGCGCAACGGACTTACAAGAACCTGGGCATGCACGAAACCGACTACAAGATCTACGAAGAGATGCGACCGGGAATACGCTACTGCCTGCAAGATTGA
- a CDS encoding AAA family ATPase, with amino-acid sequence MDCQVDMDDGGLQWYEQIGRQEQFEDEKRERTRHITATFEIHRATKRRAKLRLGMSGPAGSGKTYAALQIAGGLGGRIGMIDTEHGRGDLYADLLPEGYDVLSLAPPYTPARYIEAIHALEDIGVSTIIIDSLAHAWSREGRLQTRK; translated from the coding sequence ATGGATTGCCAAGTTGATATGGATGATGGCGGCTTGCAGTGGTATGAGCAGATCGGCCGTCAAGAGCAGTTTGAAGATGAGAAACGAGAAAGGACACGACATATCACGGCTACCTTTGAAATTCACCGTGCTACCAAGCGTCGCGCAAAACTCCGTCTTGGCATGTCCGGACCTGCAGGCAGCGGCAAAACCTATGCGGCGCTGCAGATCGCAGGAGGCCTCGGCGGACGCATCGGCATGATCGACACCGAGCACGGCAGAGGTGACCTGTACGCAGACTTGCTGCCCGAAGGATATGACGTATTGTCGCTGGCGCCACCCTATACACCCGCACGCTACATCGAGGCGATTCATGCGCTGGAAGATATCGGTGTGTCGACCATCATCATCGACAGTCTCGCGCATGCATGGAGCAGAGAGGGCCGTCTGCAGACGCGCAAATGA
- the ybaL gene encoding YbaL family putative K(+) efflux transporter, protein MPHNVSLITTIAAALGFGLIFGLIAVRMKLPALVGYLAAGVVIGPATPGFVADVDLASQLAEIGVMLLMFGVGLHFSVDDLLRVRRIAVPGAILQIVVATAMGVGLAQLWGWSVGAGLVFGLALSVASTVVLLRALEDRGILDSINGQIAVGWLVVEDLVTVLVLVLLPALSGWLGGTGGQSGDALWKTLAFTFGQVAAFVIFMLVVGRKLFPWLLWRVARTGSRELFTLCVIAAAVGIAYGSSKVFGVSFALGAFFAGMVLRESELSHRAAEESLPLRDAFSVLFFVSVGMLFDPRVLVESPLQILAVVAVIIFGKSLAAFVLVLLLRYPLNTALTVSASLAQIGEFSFILAGLGMSLELLPVDGQNFILAGAIISIALNPLVFKAVEPLQAWIRSKSDLARRLERPDDPLAELPMTTDQSKLSGQVVLVGYGRVGRQIAQELTHRGVHFVVAEQNRSLVEELRAQGAAAVAGDAAEPAVLIQAHIARASMLVVATPDTFGVRAMIETAKALNPSIHTVVRTHSESEAVLLQQEKANKVFRGEYELAMNMSHYILSSLEKEEQAHSSHQ, encoded by the coding sequence ATGCCACATAACGTCAGCCTGATTACCACGATTGCAGCCGCGCTCGGCTTTGGCCTGATATTCGGGTTGATTGCCGTACGCATGAAACTTCCGGCGCTGGTCGGTTATCTGGCAGCCGGCGTTGTGATCGGCCCGGCGACGCCCGGATTCGTAGCGGACGTCGACTTAGCCAGCCAATTGGCGGAGATTGGCGTCATGCTGTTGATGTTTGGCGTCGGTCTGCATTTTTCGGTGGATGACTTGCTGCGAGTCCGGCGCATTGCCGTGCCCGGCGCCATACTCCAAATTGTTGTGGCAACCGCCATGGGCGTGGGCCTGGCTCAGCTTTGGGGCTGGAGCGTCGGCGCCGGGCTGGTATTCGGGCTTGCCTTATCTGTCGCGAGCACCGTGGTGCTGTTGCGCGCATTGGAAGACCGCGGCATTCTTGATTCGATCAATGGACAGATCGCCGTGGGATGGTTGGTGGTCGAGGACCTGGTTACCGTACTGGTTCTGGTGCTATTGCCCGCGCTGTCTGGCTGGCTGGGCGGCACCGGCGGACAAAGCGGCGATGCGCTCTGGAAAACCCTCGCGTTCACGTTCGGTCAGGTGGCCGCCTTTGTGATTTTCATGCTGGTGGTCGGACGCAAGCTTTTCCCCTGGCTGCTCTGGCGCGTGGCAAGGACCGGCTCCCGCGAACTCTTCACGCTTTGCGTGATTGCGGCAGCGGTCGGTATTGCATACGGCTCGTCCAAGGTGTTTGGCGTCTCGTTTGCGCTCGGGGCATTTTTTGCCGGCATGGTTCTGCGCGAGTCTGAGTTGAGCCACCGGGCCGCCGAAGAATCGCTTCCGCTGCGAGATGCGTTCTCCGTACTGTTCTTCGTGTCAGTCGGCATGCTGTTCGACCCGCGCGTGCTGGTGGAGAGTCCATTGCAGATACTGGCAGTCGTTGCCGTGATCATTTTCGGAAAATCGCTGGCGGCATTCGTGCTGGTGCTGTTGCTGCGATATCCGCTGAACACGGCGCTAACCGTATCGGCCAGCCTTGCACAGATCGGTGAATTCTCATTCATCTTGGCTGGTCTGGGCATGTCTCTGGAATTACTACCGGTCGACGGCCAAAACTTCATTCTCGCGGGTGCGATCATCTCGATTGCATTGAATCCACTGGTTTTCAAGGCTGTGGAGCCTTTGCAAGCCTGGATACGCTCGAAATCGGACCTGGCGCGCCGGCTGGAACGGCCTGACGATCCGCTCGCCGAGTTGCCGATGACCACTGACCAAAGCAAGCTGAGCGGACAAGTCGTGCTCGTGGGATACGGCCGTGTGGGTCGCCAGATTGCCCAGGAGTTAACGCACCGCGGCGTCCATTTTGTCGTCGCCGAACAAAATCGGTCGCTGGTCGAAGAACTTCGTGCACAAGGGGCCGCCGCCGTGGCCGGCGACGCTGCGGAGCCGGCGGTTTTGATCCAAGCGCACATCGCTAGAGCGTCCATGCTGGTGGTAGCCACACCCGACACCTTCGGCGTGCGCGCGATGATTGAAACCGCCAAAGCGCTCAATCCTTCCATTCACACCGTGGTCCGGACCCATAGCGAAAGCGAAGCGGTCCTGCTGCAGCAGGAAAAAGCGAACAAGGTATTTCGCGGTGAATACGAGCTTGCGATGAACATGTCGCATTACATCCTGAGCAGCCTGGAGAAAGAAGAACAGGCGCATTCATCGCATCAATAG
- a CDS encoding ABC transporter substrate-binding protein: MKASFKPLLAAVVTALAAAHAHADITIGVSLPLTGPASGLGIPTRNGISLWPDTIGGEKVKLIMLDDASDTTQSAKNGRRFITEDKVDVIVGSTATPASVALADVAAEGSTVQISTSPVDLPEGRGGWTFRVAQSTPLMASAVIEHMKKQGVQTYAYLGYSDAYGETWLRSFTELANKAGLKSVATERFARADTSVTAQALKIVSAKPDAILLGASGSGSAMPHKAIVERGYKGKIYQTHGAASRDLIRIGGKDVEGSFVVAGLAVMPEALPENHPSKKLATDFVDRYEKQFGAGTRNQFAAHGYDAHLLLQAIVPQALKKAKPGTPEFRAALKEALESTKGIPITQGVVRYTQKDHFGLEDNARVMLTIDNGNWKLVN, from the coding sequence ATGAAAGCATCGTTCAAACCTCTGCTTGCGGCCGTCGTGACGGCGCTGGCCGCAGCGCATGCGCACGCCGACATCACGATCGGGGTAAGCCTGCCATTGACCGGCCCGGCGTCGGGGCTAGGCATCCCCACCAGGAACGGTATCTCTTTATGGCCCGATACGATAGGCGGAGAAAAGGTCAAGCTGATCATGCTGGACGACGCCTCCGACACCACGCAATCGGCAAAGAACGGCCGTCGCTTCATCACTGAAGACAAGGTGGATGTCATCGTCGGTTCCACCGCCACACCGGCGTCGGTGGCACTGGCAGACGTAGCCGCCGAAGGCAGTACCGTGCAGATTTCCACCTCACCGGTCGATCTTCCCGAAGGAAGGGGCGGATGGACATTCCGTGTTGCGCAATCGACGCCACTGATGGCGAGCGCGGTCATCGAGCACATGAAAAAGCAGGGTGTGCAAACCTATGCCTATCTTGGTTATTCCGATGCTTATGGCGAAACCTGGTTGCGATCGTTTACCGAACTCGCTAACAAGGCGGGGCTGAAATCCGTCGCCACCGAACGCTTCGCCCGGGCCGATACCAGCGTCACCGCGCAAGCCTTGAAGATTGTGTCAGCCAAGCCGGACGCCATCCTGCTGGGCGCATCGGGAAGCGGTTCCGCAATGCCGCACAAAGCCATCGTCGAGCGTGGATATAAGGGCAAGATTTACCAGACCCACGGCGCCGCGTCGCGCGACCTGATCCGTATTGGCGGCAAGGATGTGGAAGGTTCTTTCGTCGTCGCCGGACTCGCCGTCATGCCCGAAGCGTTGCCGGAAAATCATCCATCGAAGAAACTGGCAACCGACTTCGTCGATCGTTACGAGAAGCAGTTTGGCGCAGGCACGCGCAATCAGTTCGCCGCGCACGGCTATGATGCACACCTGCTTTTGCAGGCCATCGTGCCGCAGGCGCTGAAGAAGGCGAAACCCGGCACGCCGGAATTTCGCGCTGCACTGAAAGAAGCGCTGGAATCGACCAAGGGCATTCCCATCACCCAAGGCGTGGTGCGCTATACGCAGAAAGACCATTTCGGACTGGAAGACAATGCGCGCGTCATGCTGACCATCGATAACGGAAACTGGAAGCTTGTGAATTAA
- a CDS encoding AraC family transcriptional regulator — protein MRAALGLIGPATARGIAPDELLSRASIDRGLLDVPRARLSLKQFSRLFAAIVNALEDEALGLHSEPTRPGSVEMLCRTGVTTSTFADCAQVIARGCNAVLRGFKVDCIAEDGELQITLRERGGDPEKGLLAYEVPLLTIYAIMSWLVGRRLPLVCADFPCPPPRHRFELRSLLAGTIRFNQPHAALRFTEQANSLHIVRNAEEIPRFIRRAPASFIDTLLVRDSLASEVRRVLQQALPSLLSLPQVAERLAVSPRTLHRKLEAGGASFQRIKDDLRRDMALHLLTRGTTPLKQIATHLGFSDPSTFQRAFAQWTGLSPGEYRRRTQPRTAEKGHEGGVC, from the coding sequence ATGCGCGCCGCCCTCGGTCTGATCGGTCCGGCAACGGCGCGGGGAATAGCGCCCGACGAACTCTTGAGTCGGGCCTCGATCGACCGAGGCCTGCTTGACGTCCCAAGAGCCCGTCTCAGCCTCAAGCAGTTTTCCAGGCTCTTCGCCGCGATCGTTAACGCGCTGGAGGATGAAGCACTCGGCCTTCATAGCGAACCGACGCGGCCAGGTTCGGTGGAGATGCTCTGTCGTACCGGCGTTACCACGTCGACCTTTGCCGACTGCGCGCAGGTCATCGCCAGGGGATGCAATGCCGTGCTTCGCGGCTTCAAAGTGGACTGCATCGCCGAGGATGGGGAGCTTCAAATCACACTCCGGGAACGCGGGGGAGATCCTGAAAAAGGCCTGTTGGCGTACGAAGTTCCCTTGCTGACGATCTACGCCATCATGTCCTGGCTCGTCGGACGGCGGCTGCCCCTGGTTTGCGCCGACTTTCCCTGCCCGCCTCCCCGCCATCGGTTTGAATTGCGATCCTTGCTGGCGGGAACAATACGATTCAATCAGCCACACGCCGCCTTGCGATTCACGGAGCAGGCCAACAGCCTCCATATCGTCCGCAACGCCGAAGAAATCCCCAGGTTCATCCGGCGAGCGCCTGCCAGCTTCATCGACACCTTGCTGGTGAGAGACTCTCTTGCATCTGAAGTCAGGCGCGTGCTTCAGCAGGCCCTGCCCTCGCTCTTGTCGTTGCCGCAGGTCGCCGAACGCCTCGCGGTGTCACCGCGAACCTTGCATCGCAAGCTGGAAGCCGGGGGAGCAAGCTTTCAGCGGATCAAGGATGATCTGCGTCGCGACATGGCGCTTCATTTGCTGACCCGTGGGACAACCCCGCTCAAGCAGATAGCGACGCATCTCGGCTTTTCAGACCCATCAACGTTTCAGCGGGCTTTTGCGCAATGGACCGGTCTTTCACCGGGTGAATATCGCAGGCGCACTCAACCGCGAACGGCAGAAAAAGGACATGAGGGTGGCGTCTGCTGA
- a CDS encoding acyl-CoA dehydrogenase family protein has product MIPRTLFTEEHEMLREAARRFMETEVAPHNERWEEQGYVDREVWHKAGAAGFLCASMPDQYGGAGGDKLYSVVLMEEQARIGCSGLGFGLHSEIVAPYILHYGSEYLKSTYLPKMATGEMIGAIAMTEPGAGSDLQGVKATAVRNGDHYILNGSKTFITNGWHADLVIVVAKTDPEAGSKGISLFVVDTSMPGFSKGKRLKKAGMKAQDTAELFFDNVRVPTANLLGEEGQGFKYLMSELPWERLQISVTAIAAVEAGLDWTVAYTRDRKAFKRPVSEFQTVAHALAEIRTELELGRVFVDRCLQLLLENKLDAATASMAKYWTTEMQFRALDRCVQLHGGYGYMWEYPITRAWADARVQRIYGGTNEIMKELISRNL; this is encoded by the coding sequence ATGATCCCCCGCACTCTATTTACCGAAGAACACGAGATGCTGCGCGAAGCCGCGCGCCGCTTCATGGAAACCGAAGTCGCGCCGCACAACGAGCGATGGGAAGAGCAGGGCTATGTCGACCGCGAGGTATGGCACAAGGCCGGCGCGGCCGGTTTTCTGTGCGCCAGCATGCCCGATCAGTACGGCGGCGCAGGCGGCGACAAGTTGTACAGCGTAGTGTTGATGGAGGAGCAGGCGCGCATTGGCTGCTCCGGTCTCGGCTTCGGCCTGCACTCGGAAATCGTCGCGCCCTACATCCTGCATTACGGCAGCGAATACCTGAAATCGACCTACCTGCCGAAGATGGCGACGGGTGAGATGATCGGTGCGATAGCGATGACCGAACCGGGCGCCGGCTCCGACCTGCAGGGCGTCAAGGCGACTGCGGTACGCAACGGTGACCACTACATCCTGAACGGCTCCAAGACCTTCATTACCAACGGTTGGCACGCCGACCTCGTGATCGTGGTCGCCAAGACCGATCCCGAAGCCGGTTCGAAAGGCATCAGCCTGTTCGTGGTCGATACCTCGATGCCGGGCTTCTCCAAGGGCAAGCGCTTGAAGAAAGCCGGCATGAAAGCGCAGGACACGGCCGAGCTGTTCTTCGACAACGTGCGCGTGCCGACAGCCAACCTGCTCGGTGAAGAAGGGCAGGGCTTCAAATACCTGATGTCGGAACTGCCGTGGGAGCGGCTGCAGATTTCGGTCACCGCGATCGCCGCTGTCGAGGCCGGCCTGGACTGGACGGTCGCCTACACGCGCGACCGCAAGGCGTTCAAGCGCCCGGTCAGCGAGTTTCAAACGGTGGCGCACGCGCTGGCCGAGATCAGGACCGAACTGGAACTGGGCCGCGTGTTCGTCGATCGCTGCCTGCAACTGCTGCTGGAAAACAAGCTGGATGCGGCGACCGCGTCGATGGCCAAGTACTGGACCACCGAGATGCAATTCCGCGCGCTCGATCGCTGCGTGCAGTTGCACGGAGGGTACGGCTACATGTGGGAATACCCGATCACACGCGCGTGGGCCGATGCGCGGGTGCAGCGCATCTATGGCGGCACCAACGAGATCATGAAAGAACTGATCAGCCGTAATCTGTAA
- a CDS encoding ABC transporter ATP-binding protein has product MQPILEVSDLHVRYGKVEAVHGINLKVAPGQIVSVIGPNGAGKSTTLNAIMGNLPPIGATQGSIRFLNLELSDVAVESRVVQGMSLVPETRELFATMSVQDNLHLGAYPRKKAGEKHYMDQLETVYELFPRLKERAKQDAGTLSGGERQMLAVGRALMARPSLLMLDEPSLGLAPLIVKEIFHIISRLRITGVATLLIEQNARAALQVSDYGYVLETGNISMEGPATELANDPRVIETYLGFSKKPLAPAS; this is encoded by the coding sequence ATGCAGCCAATTCTGGAAGTCAGCGATTTGCATGTTCGTTACGGCAAGGTCGAGGCGGTTCATGGCATCAACCTGAAAGTTGCTCCTGGCCAGATCGTATCGGTAATCGGTCCCAACGGAGCCGGCAAGTCGACGACGCTCAATGCCATCATGGGAAACCTGCCGCCCATCGGCGCGACGCAGGGCAGTATTCGCTTTTTGAATCTGGAGCTGTCCGACGTGGCGGTCGAGTCCAGGGTCGTGCAAGGCATGAGCCTGGTCCCCGAAACGAGAGAGTTGTTTGCCACGATGAGCGTCCAGGACAATCTGCATCTTGGCGCCTATCCGCGCAAGAAGGCGGGTGAAAAGCATTACATGGACCAGCTTGAAACCGTGTACGAGCTGTTTCCGCGTTTGAAGGAAAGGGCGAAGCAGGATGCCGGCACGCTATCCGGCGGCGAGCGGCAGATGCTGGCGGTAGGACGAGCCCTGATGGCGCGGCCGAGTCTCCTGATGCTCGATGAACCCAGCCTCGGTCTTGCGCCACTGATCGTCAAGGAAATCTTCCATATCATCAGCCGGCTGCGCATCACCGGCGTGGCGACCCTCTTGATCGAACAGAATGCGCGCGCCGCACTGCAAGTTTCCGATTACGGCTACGTGCTCGAAACCGGAAATATTTCCATGGAAGGTCCGGCGACCGAGTTGGCGAACGATCCGCGTGTGATCGAAACCTATCTCGGTTTTTCGAAAAAGCCGCTGGCACCGGCATCATAA
- a CDS encoding MarR family winged helix-turn-helix transcriptional regulator — protein sequence MENQVHFNARIEGINYDILDDLVGYAVRRAQLSIYEDFAASLAAEDITPQRFSSLVIIGNNPGISQTRLAEVMGIARSGVVSIIDRFEASGLVERQASGDRRSYNLHLTKEGQKQLKRYKKAVENHDSRISSALSASEKQQLKSLLRKIGLREEDR from the coding sequence ATGGAGAACCAGGTGCATTTCAACGCCAGGATAGAAGGGATCAACTACGACATCCTGGACGACCTGGTGGGATACGCGGTACGCCGCGCGCAACTCTCGATTTATGAGGATTTTGCCGCATCGCTGGCTGCCGAAGATATTACGCCGCAGCGTTTTTCATCGCTCGTCATCATCGGCAACAATCCCGGCATCTCGCAAACCAGGTTGGCGGAGGTGATGGGTATTGCGCGCTCCGGCGTCGTCTCCATTATCGATCGCTTCGAGGCCAGCGGACTGGTCGAACGCCAGGCTTCCGGAGACAGGCGTTCGTACAACCTGCACCTTACAAAGGAAGGCCAGAAACAGCTCAAGCGTTACAAGAAGGCCGTCGAAAACCATGACAGCCGCATTTCCAGCGCACTCAGCGCAAGCGAGAAGCAGCAGCTGAAGTCCTTGCTGCGCAAGATAGGCCTGAGGGAAGAGGATCGCTGA
- a CDS encoding AI-2E family transporter, translating into MDDNHDNHDEANRSTLPATRAKHGTGTREERNFLHHAVLFYGVGLLFVIAAGFIWLTAHVLLLVFACVLFAVLLYDLSERVRQGLHLSHGLALGLVVFLLFGLLGLAGWLMAPQITQQVGDLTSTIPHAIDRLRAAAEQRELLRDLVAALPSTQELMSRATKILSQVGVLFTGVLGAVGNFAIIAFVGTYFAAQPHIYIDGIVTLMPRRKRQRAREVIAELGRTLGQWLVGKFVTMVVVGIVTALGLSLLGVPLALVLGIIAGLLDFIPYLGPILAGGPAVLIAFSESPTLALYVALFFLAVQIAEGYLLTPLIERQTVSLPPALTIVMQVLMGALFGLAGVALATPLTAALAVLVTMLYVQDVLGDQVKTPSEH; encoded by the coding sequence ATGGACGACAATCACGACAATCATGATGAAGCCAACCGGAGCACGCTGCCGGCGACAAGAGCGAAGCATGGCACGGGCACAAGGGAAGAACGCAACTTCCTGCATCATGCGGTACTGTTCTATGGCGTAGGTCTGCTGTTCGTAATTGCCGCGGGCTTTATATGGCTGACCGCGCATGTTCTCCTGCTGGTATTTGCCTGTGTTCTCTTTGCCGTTCTTCTGTACGACCTCAGTGAGCGGGTAAGGCAGGGGCTGCATTTGTCGCATGGACTGGCGCTGGGATTGGTGGTTTTTCTGCTTTTCGGCCTGCTTGGCCTGGCTGGATGGCTCATGGCACCGCAGATCACGCAGCAGGTAGGTGATCTGACATCTACCATTCCACATGCAATTGATAGACTGCGCGCGGCGGCCGAGCAGCGCGAATTACTGCGAGACCTGGTGGCGGCCTTGCCGTCGACGCAAGAGTTGATGTCTCGGGCAACAAAGATACTTTCGCAGGTAGGCGTACTTTTCACCGGTGTGCTGGGCGCGGTCGGCAACTTCGCCATCATTGCTTTTGTGGGAACGTATTTCGCGGCGCAGCCGCATATCTATATCGACGGGATCGTCACTCTCATGCCGCGTAGAAAGCGGCAGCGTGCACGCGAAGTCATTGCCGAACTCGGCCGTACGCTTGGTCAGTGGCTGGTCGGAAAATTCGTGACCATGGTGGTTGTCGGCATCGTCACGGCACTGGGACTTAGCCTGCTTGGCGTTCCGCTGGCGCTGGTGCTGGGAATCATTGCCGGTTTGCTCGACTTCATTCCTTATCTCGGTCCCATTCTTGCCGGCGGTCCGGCAGTGCTGATCGCATTTTCGGAAAGCCCCACGCTGGCGCTTTATGTCGCGCTTTTCTTTCTCGCGGTACAAATCGCCGAAGGCTATTTGTTGACGCCTTTGATCGAGCGGCAAACCGTCTCGCTACCGCCGGCACTGACGATAGTCATGCAGGTATTGATGGGAGCGCTATTCGGCTTGGCAGGCGTCGCGTTGGCAACGCCGCTGACCGCAGCGCTTGCCGTGCTCGTTACGATGCTGTATGTCCAGGATGTGCTGGGCGATCAGGTGAAGACGCCCAGCGAGCATTGA